Genomic window (Procambarus clarkii isolate CNS0578487 chromosome 64, FALCON_Pclarkii_2.0, whole genome shotgun sequence):
TTTAAAGCTAACTACGGTGTTCGAACCCGTGAATGACAAATGACAAAGATAGTTTATAATACATGCTATTTCGTGAATTATTATAAGAGTAACCAATAACAAGTAGCCCGAAACGccgtgtgtactagtggctttacaagaatgtaattactatgctatgtatcctcacaatcccaatgtaccttcttgtatatatataaataaataaataaatagaaaatGGATGAAACTAAACAAATTTATTAATTCTGATTTAACGGTTAACGAAATTTAATAAAACCTTCCGTGTTGAGGCGATGACTTAGAAAACATATTAAGAGTTATTACCTGACAATCAACACAGCCACACCATATAGGCCAAAGGCATTCAAACGTTTGATTAGGATTGTTTTGATGAATTATACAACAAGCTCTAAATGCGTGTGAGAGCTTATAATTGGTCACCCCGTCCTGTCTAATGTTTACGTCATTAAACTGATGTACTATAttgcctgaacctaacctaaaccagGACCCACGAATGAAAAACGGGGCAGCACGTCAATGTTTGTGAGCCGCTAGGATTTTTAGTACATCAATTTTTGGTCTTGGAGGATTTATAAGTCAAAATGTGATGTACTAGAGGATGGGTTGATTGATAGGGCCATGGTGTATaggagaggttgttgttgttgttatagattcagctactgggaacaagttccaagtagcacgggctatggtgagcccgtaataggaGAGGTGTCGCTGCTGATACTCATAGCGCAGACCAGGGAAACATGTTGACTGGTGGTGTTATCGCCTGAGTGCTCACCAACCTACCATGGTCACCCACCACACGCCCGACTTGCCTTTGTGACTACCCTAATGCTCTCTTTTGTCTTGTTGTTCTTGCTCACCACTTTCCCTTCCATTCTGCCTCCCTACTACCCTTACAACTTCTCAACCCTTTACAATACTTCTCATAGGGAACGAAATAAACGATGAGTAACCTATTACTATTTGCAAAGTCAACTAATGATTTAAGAGCTGATTACTGTCTACAATCTCCTCAGTCAATCATCATTGAAGGCCAGGCAGCTACTAAGTATTCACAAATTCATTATTTACACCATTCTAGGGTTAGGAATGCTTGTGGTAAGTAAGCGATGTGGTAAGTAAGCAATTTATTCTCACAAGACATTGTTCATTCAGGTGTTGTTATGGGGGGCTACGAGCCTACCTGGGACTCCCTGGACACTCGGCCTCTGCCTCCCTGGTATGACGGAGCCAAGATCGGCATCTTTCTCCACTGGGGAGTCTTCTCTGTTCCTTCCTTCAGCTCTGCCTGGTTCTGGGAATTTTGGCAAGGTAACATTCCGCAAATTTGTATGAAGCAAAAATGACATTGAAGAACCGAGAGTTCGTTTCAGCATCTTTGATTTCTTCTCTAATTTAGTGATTGTGCGTCACTAAGGCGCTCTTTAGCTTTTTAAATCATATTGTTTTTTTCATTCATCAAGAAAGTTATTTTAAAGTGTAAATAGTAATGATTCGAAAAGTAACTTTCCTGCATTTGTTTAAAGTATTTAATTGTCTTTATTTACTTTTTGTGAAGAAGTTACTCAGCAATTTATGTGCTAATATGAGTACAATTTTGTTGTTGTCTGTTTTTGGTAAAAGCTCACAATAGCGAGTACGTGGAGTTCATGAAGAAGAACTACCCGCCCAACTTCACGTACCAGGACTTCGCTCCCCAGTTCACGGCGGAGTTCTACGAGCCCGAGAAGTGGGCGAATATTTTCGAAGCCTCGGGAGCCCGCTACGTGGTCCTCACCAGCAAGCACCACGAAGGCTTTACCAACTGGCCCTCTCGCTACTCCTGGAACTGGAACGCCATGGACGTCGGGCCCAAGAGGGACTTGCTCGGTCAGTTGTTTATTGTGCTTTTATTCATGAACCTAATGCTCGTAAGTTGGTTCTGTGTATCTATCATCCATAAATATTTCAGTAAAATAGGTTTTAGCATTGTTATGTGAAGAACATAATAGCAGATTAGTACAGTATATCTTAAATTCACATCTCTTACATCATCATTCACATCATGATGTGAATTAGATTCACATTATCTAATTCACTTAGCTAATTGTATAATGCATGTGTGGCTTACATATTATAGAATTGAACTATTATTTCCTTAGGTGATCTGGCCAAGGCCATTAGGACCAAGACTCCAAATATCCACTTCGGCTTGTATCACTCCCTTTACGAGTGGTTTAACCCACTCTACCTCCAGGATAAGTCCAACAAGTTTCAAACCAACAATTTCGTTAAGGAAAAAACCATTCCAGAGCTTATTGAGCTGGTAAGCAATAGTTTTACATTATTGCGTTTGTACGCGAGGCTGTTTTGAGAGTGGGTTTTACTGAGCGTGTTGTATGTTAGTGTAATCACACAGTTGTTCTTATATAACTGTGTTTTAGGGGGTCTGTGCTTTTTATTTGTGTGATATTCtaaaatatatattcattatactTATCACTCCGTATGTATCTTCAGTGATATATATTTAATGATGCTTGAAGGGCTGTATACTTACGTCAGAGATGATTATTAAATTGCAATATATATACTGTTTCTTTGCACATTGTGCCATTTTGCATTTGTTAATGGGTTAGACCAGAAAATAAATAACGAAGCCTAGTATTCATGAACAGCTGCAACACCCAGGCGTTGAATAAACTGACGTTCCTGCTGTTCTTAGTATTGATCTCATGACTTGTTCCTAGTCTATTCTAGGTGTCTCTGGCAACACTGCTAGTGTGAGTTACATTGCTGATTGGTTTGGCAGCACTGTTTGGTTATAATTTACTTGATGTTCACCTATTGTGAAACTTCAAGTGTTGAGGTTAAGATTTTTACTGGTCAAATAGGGACTTCAGAGAGATCCCGTATATTGGAAAATTTTGCATGATAGGACACAGCTAATTTTTATATATGGCTGTGATGCACATAATTGTGTTAATCCAAAATGGCAAATGTTCAACAGAAAACGTTTAAACTTAAGTTGTTGTTGTACTATGCAACAGGTGAACACCTACCAGCCGGAGGTGATCTGGTCAGATGGTGACTGGGAGATTGAAGACTGGTACTGGAACTCCACCAAGTTCCTGGCGTGGCTCTTCAACGACTCCCCCGTCAAGGACACCGTTGTGGTCAACGACAGATGGGGAAGAGGAATTCGCTGTCAACACGGCTCCTTCTATAACTGCCAAGACCGCTACAACCCGGGTAAAAGTTCACAATACGGGAATGTTTATAGTCCGGATGACCGAATAAGATTACTCTAAGCATGAAACAGTGCGATGAAAGAATGAAGATTAGGTTCTAAGAACAATGAAAGGTACGGGAACAGGTATAGGTGAAGATATAGGACACGTCACAATGTTGTCTCCCTGTAGTAATTAATGACTGAAGAATGGTTGTGTTGCAGGGGTCCTTCAGCCTCACAAGTGGGAGAACTGCATGACTCTGGACCGACAAGCGTGGGGCTACCGTCGCAACGCACCACTGGCAGACTACCTCACTGTCCACGACCTCATCACCGAGCTCGCCATGACCATCAGCTGCGGCGGTAAGCCCACACAACAGTTATAATCAAGAAATTATCTCACAAAAATGTCACTCTCTTACTGATCTTCACTCACACAGGCAACATATTAATTAACGCGGGACCTACACACGACGGCCGCATCCCACCCATCATGGAGGAGAGACTGAGGCAACTGGGCTCCTGGCTTGACATCAATGGTGATGCCGTGTATGATTCAACTCCGTGGACACACCAGAACGACAGTGTCACTCCTGGAGTATGGTGAGTCATTTTGTGAGTCACACCACAACCAGTGTGACTCCTGGAGTGTGGAGAGTCCCATTCAAAAGGGACTCTCCATTATGTGTGACAAATATATTTGTTACACATAAATTTATCGTCTGAACCCAAGGCGGCATGTTGGATCTCAAACATTTTAGCATTAAACTTATGGTATGGCTTTTTGTATTAAAAATAGCTTTATTTATATAACCTTCAAGGTATTGTAATAGAATACTGAGgtagtgaggtgtgtggtggtacaggttCACCAGTAAGGGGGCGACGGTGTACGCCATGGTGCTGTCGTGGCCCCGAGGCAACCTACTGACTTTGGGCTCCGTCCttcccacaccagagactagcatctccatCCTTGGCTACCATGACAACGACATTAGACGCAGCCTCCAGGTAAGATGGCCCATCCTCCACAGCCAGGGACCTTCTGTAACCAGTCTTTGTATAAACACAATACCATCAATGATTACTTTGCGTTTTGAGACTAAATTTTATTGGTCGAAGTTGTAATTGTATTAGTTATATAAACTAAATTATATATGCATTAAACTAAAAGCATTATAGACTTTTGATGATTTACCTAAGTAATGAAGTTCCTTCAGGGAAATTGTTAATTTATATCATCACTTTACAGACAATACAGTAATCGCTTTATAATCTCACATATAATTGTTTTCACTCTTTTTGCAGTTCAAGTTTGTGAAGAAAGGGATGCAAGTGGTGTTTCCACCCATGTCTGACATGAGCAACCAGTGGGCGTGGGTGTTGGTCATGTCAAAGGTGAAGCCTGTCAAAAGGACCTCTTCACCCCCTACTGTTATGTCATTTTTCACCACCCGTTAAGACACACTTGCAGTGGTATTTATCATGTCGGAGGTGAAGCCTTTCAAGAGGATAGCTCCCCCTACCCACCATCATGTCATGGTTCACCGCCCATAGATACTCTTGAGGTGAAGAAGTATCTTCTTAAGAACTGCTACAAGTTCATCGCGCTCCTGAAGGTATCCGAGGGACAAATCTTCACTGTACAGATCTTTGTTCCAAAAGTATACTGGTGTATTTTTATATTCTAGCTGCATTTTTCCAATAACATTAATAACGTGCAATATTTCTGTGTTTTCTGATCGAAATCCAGTGTTTTTCGTTA
Coding sequences:
- the LOC123768981 gene encoding alpha-L-fucosidase gives rise to the protein MVRQAYLFWLLGVVMGGYEPTWDSLDTRPLPPWYDGAKIGIFLHWGVFSVPSFSSAWFWEFWQAHNSEYVEFMKKNYPPNFTYQDFAPQFTAEFYEPEKWANIFEASGARYVVLTSKHHEGFTNWPSRYSWNWNAMDVGPKRDLLGDLAKAIRTKTPNIHFGLYHSLYEWFNPLYLQDKSNKFQTNNFVKEKTIPELIELVNTYQPEVIWSDGDWEIEDWYWNSTKFLAWLFNDSPVKDTVVVNDRWGRGIRCQHGSFYNCQDRYNPGVLQPHKWENCMTLDRQAWGYRRNAPLADYLTVHDLITELAMTISCGGNILINAGPTHDGRIPPIMEERLRQLGSWLDINGDAVYDSTPWTHQNDSVTPGVWFTSKGATVYAMVLSWPRGNLLTLGSVLPTPETSISILGYHDNDIRRSLQFKFVKKGMQVVFPPMSDMSNQWAWVLVMSKVKPVKRTSSPPTVMSFFTTR